From the Streptomyces nigrescens genome, one window contains:
- a CDS encoding PadR family transcriptional regulator — translation MAEFTPARYVVLGLIARHGPMTPYELKARVEDDIQPFWPILHAQLYRIPAELAQAGLLREEAETEGRRRRIFHLTDAGRAALERWLADPDTAEAETRDPAQLKLFFADLGDPADIVALATQQAERHRKWLAHYASLRGDLDPSADSRQRSRARLLRLGVLHERAHAEFWESVAADPERLDG, via the coding sequence ATGGCGGAGTTCACCCCGGCGAGATATGTCGTGCTCGGTCTGATCGCCCGGCACGGGCCGATGACCCCGTACGAGCTCAAGGCCCGGGTCGAGGACGACATTCAGCCCTTCTGGCCGATCCTGCATGCGCAGCTCTACCGGATTCCGGCGGAGCTGGCGCAGGCCGGCCTGCTCCGGGAAGAGGCCGAGACGGAGGGCCGCCGCCGGCGGATCTTCCACCTCACCGACGCCGGCCGCGCCGCCCTGGAGCGCTGGCTGGCCGACCCGGACACGGCCGAGGCGGAAACCCGTGACCCGGCGCAGCTGAAGCTGTTCTTCGCCGATCTCGGCGACCCCGCGGACATCGTCGCGCTGGCCACTCAGCAGGCCGAGCGACACCGGAAGTGGCTCGCGCACTATGCGTCGCTGCGCGGTGATCTCGATCCGTCGGCGGACTCCCGGCAGCGCTCCCGCGCGCGGCTGCTGCGGCTGGGTGTGCTGCACGAGCGGGCCCATGCCGAGTTCTGGGAGTCGGTGGCCGCCGACCCGGAGCGGCTCGACGGCTGA
- a CDS encoding DUF4333 domain-containing protein: protein MSAPPPRRALVLGLLAALAVAGVLALAAARLRDRDATSEVDGGTHTVLRTEIARTISGQLTLPFRNGPDAVHCSGDLRPVRNDEVSCTAHFPIGLDRHLTVEVTRVRHNLVTYRRHSLPR, encoded by the coding sequence GTGAGCGCACCTCCGCCACGGCGCGCCCTCGTCCTCGGTCTCCTCGCGGCCCTCGCCGTGGCGGGCGTGCTCGCGCTCGCCGCCGCCCGGCTCCGCGACCGCGACGCCACCAGCGAGGTCGACGGCGGCACCCACACCGTGCTGCGCACCGAGATCGCCAGAACCATCAGCGGCCAGCTCACCCTCCCCTTCCGCAACGGGCCCGACGCCGTGCACTGCTCCGGTGACCTGCGCCCGGTACGGAACGACGAGGTGAGCTGTACGGCACACTTCCCCATCGGCCTGGACCGCCATCTGACCGTCGAGGTCACCCGCGTCCGCCACAACCTGGTCACCTACCGGCGCCACTCCCTGCCCCGCTGA
- a CDS encoding ABC transporter ATP-binding protein translates to MTPTTSAADTAPKTYAWQIRASGLRVRVGRKKMAVDGLDLSLGIGTHGLLGPNGAGKTTLIRTLATVLRPTEGELELLGTSLGRMVDHRPLRRRIGYLPQDFGYYKRFTVREFVEYMAWLKEVPKADVPAAVQRAVERVGLADRADHRMKTLSGGMVRRAGIAQAIVNDPAVLLLDEPTAGLDPAQRLRFRELLQELGRDTCVVVSTHLVEDVAAACSDVVLFADGRLVFQGTPEDLAAAGSTDFPGDSPLERGYSALLRNSGQRGGAW, encoded by the coding sequence ATGACACCCACCACGAGCGCGGCCGACACCGCGCCGAAAACCTACGCCTGGCAGATCCGGGCCAGTGGCCTGAGAGTACGCGTCGGACGGAAGAAGATGGCCGTCGACGGGCTCGACCTCTCCCTGGGCATCGGCACCCACGGCCTCCTGGGGCCCAACGGCGCGGGAAAGACCACCCTGATCCGGACGCTGGCCACCGTGCTGCGCCCCACCGAGGGCGAGCTGGAGCTGCTCGGCACCTCCCTGGGCAGGATGGTCGACCACCGGCCCCTGCGTCGCCGGATCGGCTACCTGCCGCAGGACTTCGGCTACTACAAGCGCTTCACGGTGCGCGAGTTCGTCGAGTACATGGCCTGGTTGAAGGAGGTCCCGAAGGCGGACGTCCCCGCGGCCGTCCAGCGCGCCGTGGAACGGGTGGGCCTGGCGGACCGCGCCGACCATCGGATGAAGACCCTGTCCGGCGGCATGGTGCGGCGGGCCGGCATCGCCCAGGCCATCGTCAACGACCCCGCGGTGCTGCTGCTGGACGAGCCGACGGCCGGCCTGGACCCGGCGCAGCGACTGCGCTTTCGCGAGCTGCTCCAGGAACTGGGCCGCGACACCTGTGTGGTCGTCTCCACCCACCTGGTCGAGGACGTCGCGGCCGCCTGCTCCGACGTGGTGCTCTTCGCCGACGGCCGCCTCGTCTTCCAGGGCACGCCGGAGGACCTGGCCGCGGCGGGCAGCACCGATTTCCCGGGCGACAGCCCCCTGGAGCGCGGCTACTCGGCGCTGCTGCGCAACTCCGGGCAGCGGGGAGGCGCCTGGTGA
- a CDS encoding PLP-dependent aminotransferase family protein — MQERSSGAELAAILRAELNRYSPGEKLPSSRALVERHRVSPVTVSRALAELAAEGLVTTRPGAGAFRAEPRSEAPRPVDTSWQEIALSAEPGGDQVPRSVDASGVVATLGVPGPGVIELNGGYLHSDLQPERALAAALARAGRRPGVWGRPPVEGVPELRAWFAREIAGSGGPLAASDVLVTAGGQSALTAALRALAAPGAPVLVESPTYPGMLAVARASGLRPVPVPLDADGVRTDLLADAFRVSGARLFVCQPLFQNPTGAVLAAERRREVLRVARAAGAFVIEDDFARLLVHGDAPTLPPTLIADDRDGTVVHVRSLTKATSANLRVGALAARGPVLDRLRAIQVVDSFFVPRPLQEAALELVGSPAWPRHLRLIAGELTARRNALTAALHQQLPALAGPEPGTGAAYGHDAAPGGLYVPPGGYHLWLRLPDGTDEGALTGAALRAGVAVAAGRPYFPAEPPAAHLRLSFASASGTGEITEGVRRLRTACEELGVPVS; from the coding sequence ATGCAAGAGCGTAGCAGTGGTGCCGAACTGGCCGCGATCCTCCGTGCGGAGCTGAATCGCTACTCTCCCGGTGAGAAGCTGCCCTCCAGTCGTGCGCTGGTGGAGCGGCACCGGGTCAGCCCGGTGACCGTCTCCCGGGCGCTCGCCGAGCTGGCGGCGGAGGGCCTGGTCACCACCCGCCCGGGCGCCGGGGCCTTCCGGGCCGAGCCGCGCAGCGAGGCGCCCCGGCCGGTCGACACCTCCTGGCAGGAGATCGCGCTGAGCGCGGAGCCGGGCGGCGACCAGGTCCCGCGCAGCGTCGACGCCTCGGGCGTGGTGGCCACGCTCGGCGTCCCGGGCCCCGGCGTCATCGAGCTCAACGGCGGCTATCTGCACTCCGATCTGCAGCCCGAACGCGCCCTGGCCGCCGCACTGGCCCGCGCCGGGCGGCGGCCGGGTGTCTGGGGGCGGCCCCCGGTCGAAGGGGTCCCGGAGCTGCGGGCCTGGTTCGCGCGGGAGATCGCCGGGTCCGGCGGCCCGCTCGCCGCCAGCGATGTCCTGGTCACCGCGGGCGGCCAGAGCGCGCTGACCGCCGCGCTGCGGGCCCTCGCCGCGCCCGGCGCTCCGGTGCTGGTCGAGTCCCCGACCTACCCGGGCATGCTGGCCGTGGCCCGCGCCTCCGGGCTGCGGCCGGTGCCCGTACCGCTCGACGCGGACGGGGTCCGTACGGATCTGCTCGCCGACGCCTTCCGCGTCAGTGGCGCGCGGCTGTTCGTCTGCCAGCCGCTGTTCCAGAACCCGACCGGCGCCGTGCTCGCCGCCGAGCGGCGGCGCGAGGTGCTGCGGGTGGCCCGCGCGGCGGGCGCCTTCGTGATCGAGGACGACTTCGCGCGGCTGCTGGTCCACGGGGACGCCCCCACGCTTCCGCCGACCCTGATCGCCGACGACCGGGACGGCACGGTCGTCCATGTCCGCTCGCTGACCAAGGCCACCTCGGCCAATCTGCGGGTGGGCGCCCTGGCGGCCCGCGGACCGGTGCTCGACCGGCTGCGCGCCATCCAGGTCGTCGACAGCTTCTTCGTGCCCCGGCCGCTGCAGGAAGCCGCCCTGGAACTCGTCGGATCGCCCGCCTGGCCCCGCCATCTGCGGCTGATCGCCGGTGAGTTGACCGCCCGCCGGAACGCCCTGACCGCCGCGCTGCACCAGCAGCTGCCCGCGCTCGCCGGGCCGGAGCCGGGGACCGGGGCGGCGTACGGCCACGACGCTGCGCCCGGCGGCCTCTATGTCCCGCCGGGCGGCTACCACCTCTGGCTGCGGCTGCCGGACGGTACCGACGAGGGGGCCCTGACCGGTGCGGCGCTGCGGGCGGGCGTCGCCGTCGCGGCCGGCCGCCCGTACTTCCCCGCCGAGCCGCCGGCCGCCCATCTGCGGCTGAGCTTCGCGTCGGCGTCCGGCACCGGCGAGATCACGGAGGGCGTCCGCCGGCTCCGGACGGCGTGCGAGGAGCTGGGAGTGCCGGTGAGCTGA
- a CDS encoding helix-turn-helix transcriptional regulator: protein MTAAAEAGLRRILAVVDLLIDAVDEETLVPALLPLLLGAVPGDSIIWSPRAGSADRPLTLPAGLLTPDVQAAFAREAAADSLVTHTTLGSGVPMRRSTLQTRTEFHALAAYADVYRPFGAEQQLAMSFPAGYAAGLPRKVCVAINRSGSDFSDDDVAAAALLRTRLSRVLHRLAPPTPPPSPVTHRESAVLALLARGLTNQQIAHRLAISPRTVDKHLEHAYAKLRVSSRVEAANAWLTRDQAAVRLGP from the coding sequence ATGACCGCGGCCGCGGAGGCCGGCCTGCGACGCATTCTCGCCGTCGTGGACCTCCTGATCGATGCCGTCGACGAGGAGACCCTTGTTCCGGCACTGCTCCCGCTGCTGCTCGGCGCCGTCCCCGGCGACAGCATCATCTGGTCTCCCCGTGCCGGCTCCGCCGACCGCCCGCTCACACTGCCCGCCGGTCTGCTGACCCCGGACGTACAGGCAGCGTTCGCCCGGGAGGCGGCGGCGGACTCCCTGGTCACCCACACCACTCTCGGCTCCGGCGTCCCGATGCGGCGCTCCACGCTGCAGACCCGCACCGAGTTCCACGCCCTCGCCGCCTACGCCGATGTCTACCGGCCGTTCGGCGCCGAGCAGCAGCTCGCGATGTCGTTCCCCGCGGGCTACGCCGCCGGCCTGCCGCGCAAGGTCTGTGTGGCGATCAACCGCAGCGGCAGCGACTTCTCCGACGACGATGTGGCGGCCGCCGCTCTGCTGCGCACCCGGCTCAGCCGCGTGCTCCACCGGCTCGCCCCGCCGACGCCACCGCCCTCCCCCGTCACCCACCGGGAGTCGGCCGTACTCGCGCTGCTCGCCCGGGGGCTGACGAACCAGCAGATCGCCCACCGGCTGGCGATCAGCCCGCGCACCGTCGACAAGCACCTGGAGCACGCCTACGCCAAACTGCGGGTGAGCAGCCGGGTCGAGGCGGCGAACGCCTGGCTGACCCGCGATCAGGCGGCGGTGCGGCTCGGGCCGTAG
- a CDS encoding GNAT family N-acetyltransferase, with product MNDRALDGYEISTDPVRLDTDLVHYWLATDAYWAVDRPRELHDRAVAGSLNFGLYASGSGRQAGYARVVTDHATFAWLCDVYICRDDRGKGLGTALVEAIADHLTPCGLSRLTLATKDAHGVYEKIGFRALVAPEQWMTLGLIDPGPVEM from the coding sequence ATGAATGATCGCGCCCTCGACGGCTACGAGATCTCCACCGACCCGGTCCGCCTGGACACCGACCTGGTCCACTACTGGCTCGCCACCGACGCCTACTGGGCCGTGGACCGCCCCCGGGAGCTGCATGACCGCGCCGTCGCGGGCTCGCTCAACTTCGGCCTGTACGCCTCCGGTTCCGGCCGCCAGGCCGGGTACGCCCGGGTGGTCACCGACCACGCCACCTTCGCCTGGCTCTGCGACGTCTACATCTGCCGGGACGACCGCGGCAAGGGCCTGGGCACGGCCCTGGTCGAGGCCATCGCCGACCATCTGACGCCCTGCGGGCTGAGCCGGCTGACGCTCGCCACCAAGGACGCCCACGGTGTGTACGAGAAGATCGGCTTCCGCGCCCTGGTGGCCCCGGAGCAGTGGATGACCCTCGGGCTGATCGACCCGGGTCCTGTCGAAATGTGA
- a CDS encoding alpha/beta hydrolase yields the protein MPGNGGCGVDAGDLRDTKDAGGPRGGAGAATEPGARPYVHPELAAAFAALPERPENPYADAEAVRAGFRALMAPRMPAHDPRVTVRHASVPGPDGNTVEVQVLRPAGAEGVLPGVLYVHGGGFVYGELDGPSPMARDACAAAGAVVVNVHYRLAPEHPYPAGAEDCYAVLEWMAAAAGELGLDAGRIAVTGASAGGCLSAALCLMARDRRGPRIAFQCLLVPCLDDRGGTASARRVDDRRIVNGTGMRHTWDTYLGPGRGPDVPAYAAPARATDLSGLPPAYLLTCGLDPLRDEGLDYARRLTEADVPVEVKDVPGAWHFFEAYVPESGPARRTTAHWLAALRSALTEDDA from the coding sequence ATGCCAGGGAACGGGGGCTGCGGAGTGGACGCAGGAGACCTGAGGGACACGAAGGACGCGGGAGGTCCGAGGGGCGGGGCGGGGGCCGCGACGGAGCCCGGCGCGCGCCCGTATGTCCATCCGGAACTGGCCGCCGCCTTCGCAGCGTTGCCGGAGCGGCCGGAGAATCCGTACGCCGACGCCGAGGCGGTGCGCGCCGGTTTCCGGGCGCTGATGGCACCGCGGATGCCCGCCCACGACCCCCGGGTCACCGTCCGGCACGCCTCCGTCCCCGGGCCGGACGGCAACACCGTCGAGGTGCAGGTACTGCGTCCGGCCGGGGCCGAGGGGGTGCTGCCGGGGGTGCTCTATGTGCACGGGGGCGGCTTCGTGTACGGGGAACTGGACGGGCCAAGCCCCATGGCGCGCGACGCCTGCGCCGCCGCCGGTGCGGTCGTGGTCAATGTCCACTACCGGCTGGCGCCCGAGCACCCGTATCCGGCCGGCGCCGAGGACTGCTACGCCGTACTGGAATGGATGGCCGCGGCCGCGGGTGAACTCGGCCTCGACGCCGGGCGGATCGCCGTCACCGGGGCGTCCGCGGGCGGCTGTCTGAGCGCCGCGCTGTGCCTGATGGCCCGCGACCGCCGGGGGCCGCGGATCGCCTTCCAGTGCCTGCTGGTCCCCTGCCTCGACGACCGGGGCGGCACCGCCTCGGCCCGCCGGGTCGACGATCGCCGCATCGTCAACGGCACCGGCATGCGGCACACCTGGGACACCTACCTGGGCCCCGGCCGAGGCCCCGACGTCCCCGCGTATGCGGCGCCCGCCCGCGCCACCGACCTCTCCGGCCTCCCGCCCGCATACCTCCTCACCTGCGGGCTCGACCCCCTGCGGGACGAAGGGCTCGACTACGCCCGCCGGTTGACGGAGGCCGATGTGCCGGTCGAGGTCAAGGACGTCCCCGGCGCCTGGCACTTCTTCGAGGCGTACGTGCCGGAGAGCGGCCCGGCGCGACGGACCACGGCGCACTGGCTGGCCGCACTGCGCAGCGCGCTGACGGAGGACGACGCGTAG
- a CDS encoding methyltransferase domain-containing protein, with amino-acid sequence MATSAEVTSGAAPDRDRVQAFLERVITDAGAAVAGLCTSLGDRLGLYTAMAGAGPLTSAQLAARTGLAERYVREWLAAQVAGEYVSYAPDAGTYLLPAEHAAVLADPELPTYAAGFFTAMQALYATEDTLMEAFRTGEGVGWEEHGPALFAGTAKFFRPGYAAALVPEWLTALDGVVEKLERGARVADVGCGYGYSTTLMARAFPRSHFHGFDFHRPSIEAARGIADEAGLGDRVSFEVATAQDFPGEDFDLITFFDCLHDTGDPGGALHHAEETLADGGTCMVVEPNASANAQENANPVGRALTAASVAVCLPSALAQHGPRALGNHAGEEAMREIADEAGLHHWRLAAESPVNRVYAVGR; translated from the coding sequence ATGGCGACATCCGCCGAGGTCACCTCGGGCGCGGCCCCGGACCGGGACCGGGTGCAGGCGTTCCTGGAGAGAGTGATCACCGACGCCGGTGCCGCGGTCGCGGGTCTGTGCACCTCGCTCGGCGACCGGCTGGGCCTGTACACCGCCATGGCCGGTGCCGGTCCGCTCACCTCCGCCCAGCTCGCCGCCCGCACCGGGCTGGCCGAGCGCTATGTCCGCGAATGGCTGGCCGCCCAGGTCGCCGGCGAGTACGTCAGCTATGCGCCGGACGCCGGCACCTACCTGCTGCCCGCCGAGCACGCCGCGGTCCTGGCGGACCCGGAACTGCCCACGTACGCGGCGGGTTTCTTCACCGCGATGCAGGCGCTCTACGCCACCGAGGACACCCTCATGGAGGCGTTCCGCACCGGCGAGGGCGTCGGCTGGGAGGAACACGGCCCGGCGCTGTTCGCCGGCACCGCGAAGTTCTTCCGCCCCGGCTACGCGGCCGCCCTGGTCCCGGAGTGGCTGACCGCGCTGGACGGTGTGGTGGAGAAGCTGGAGCGCGGCGCGCGCGTCGCGGACGTCGGCTGCGGCTACGGCTACTCCACGACGCTGATGGCCCGGGCCTTCCCCCGCTCGCACTTCCACGGCTTCGACTTCCACCGCCCGTCCATCGAGGCGGCCCGCGGTATCGCGGACGAGGCGGGGCTGGGCGACCGGGTCAGCTTCGAGGTCGCCACCGCCCAGGACTTCCCGGGCGAGGACTTCGACCTGATCACGTTCTTCGACTGTCTGCACGACACCGGCGATCCGGGCGGTGCGCTTCACCACGCCGAGGAGACCCTGGCCGACGGCGGGACCTGCATGGTCGTCGAGCCGAACGCCTCGGCGAACGCCCAGGAGAACGCCAACCCCGTCGGCCGGGCGCTGACCGCCGCCTCGGTCGCCGTCTGTCTGCCGTCCGCGCTGGCCCAGCACGGTCCGCGGGCACTGGGAAACCACGCGGGTGAGGAGGCGATGCGGGAGATCGCCGACGAGGCCGGACTCCACCACTGGCGACTCGCCGCCGAGAGCCCCGTCAACCGCGTCTATGCCGTCGGGCGTTAA
- a CDS encoding DUF1059 domain-containing protein — translation MRKKVDCRDYPSEMNCTLVIVGEEEEVVRAASEHAVSVHGHTDSPELREQIRASLKDEIPQHA, via the coding sequence ATGCGGAAGAAGGTCGACTGCCGGGACTACCCGAGCGAGATGAACTGCACCCTCGTCATCGTCGGCGAGGAGGAGGAAGTGGTCCGCGCCGCCAGCGAGCACGCGGTCTCCGTCCACGGCCACACGGACAGCCCGGAGCTGCGGGAGCAGATCAGGGCGTCACTGAAGGACGAGATTCCGCAGCACGCCTGA
- a CDS encoding YybH family protein, producing the protein MTTDIARPTDEAQIRELLADRAEATKERDARRFLASCAPDLVDFSLAPPLQHKGPEALDQQAVEAWYATWDGPIEVTLTQVEITVGGDVAFGHSINRMHGTKTGGFEVELWSRSTVGLRKTDGAWKITHTHDSVPFLMDGSGLAALDLKP; encoded by the coding sequence ATGACCACCGACATCGCGCGCCCGACGGACGAGGCACAGATCCGGGAGCTGCTGGCGGACCGGGCGGAGGCGACGAAGGAGCGGGACGCCCGGCGGTTCCTGGCGTCCTGTGCGCCGGACCTCGTGGACTTCAGTCTCGCTCCCCCGCTGCAGCACAAGGGGCCCGAGGCACTGGATCAGCAGGCCGTCGAGGCCTGGTACGCGACCTGGGACGGGCCGATCGAGGTGACGCTCACCCAGGTCGAGATCACGGTCGGCGGCGATGTCGCGTTCGGCCACAGCATCAACCGGATGCACGGCACGAAGACCGGCGGCTTCGAGGTGGAGCTGTGGAGCCGCTCCACCGTCGGCCTCCGCAAGACCGACGGCGCGTGGAAGATCACGCATACGCACGACTCGGTGCCGTTCCTGATGGACGGGTCGGGGCTGGCCGCCCTGGACCTCAAGCCGTAG
- a CDS encoding RNA polymerase sigma factor — protein MRSRRRALDELDEEHLVRLVARGDRGAFDELYRRTSPWLAVRLRRRCADEQIVAEVMQETYLAVWRAAGAFAGSAVGGTAVGWLWTIAARRLVDAFRRRAHHAEPPVAAAERAVVPAAEEEALAGTVGGDVGDALRRLAPELREVLRATVLDGLSIRETAVLLRLPEGTVKTRARRARIAMREALT, from the coding sequence GTGAGATCACGCAGGAGAGCACTGGACGAACTGGACGAGGAACACCTTGTCCGGCTGGTGGCCAGAGGTGACCGCGGGGCGTTCGACGAGTTGTACCGGCGCACCTCGCCGTGGCTGGCGGTGCGGTTGCGCCGGCGCTGCGCGGACGAGCAGATCGTCGCCGAGGTCATGCAGGAGACCTATCTGGCGGTGTGGCGCGCGGCCGGCGCGTTCGCCGGGAGCGCGGTCGGCGGGACGGCCGTCGGGTGGCTGTGGACGATCGCGGCGCGTCGCCTCGTCGACGCGTTCCGGCGCCGTGCCCATCACGCCGAACCGCCGGTCGCCGCCGCCGAGCGGGCGGTGGTGCCCGCGGCGGAGGAAGAGGCACTCGCCGGGACCGTGGGCGGCGACGTCGGCGACGCCCTGCGGCGGCTGGCGCCGGAACTCCGAGAAGTGCTACGGGCCACGGTGCTCGACGGGCTCTCCATCCGGGAGACCGCCGTCCTGCTCAGACTGCCCGAAGGCACGGTCAAGACCCGCGCCCGCCGGGCCCGGATCGCGATGCGGGAGGCGCTGACATGA
- a CDS encoding histidine phosphatase family protein, with amino-acid sequence MSVRLKLLAAARNSSLLETRFDDDRPLDAAGWHEAERAAPVLCRLAAAELRYCSPSARCRQTGEALGLRPLAQPALRDCDMGRWRGRTLGEVTAAEPRAVEAWLADPRSAPHGGESLLEFITRIGGWLDTRPADDAAGLLAVAEPAVVRAALVYVFQAPPHAYWRIDVQPLSVITLTGRSGKWDLLLEA; translated from the coding sequence ATGAGCGTTCGACTCAAGCTGCTCGCCGCGGCCCGTAACTCCTCGCTGCTGGAGACACGGTTCGACGACGACCGCCCCCTCGACGCCGCCGGATGGCACGAGGCGGAGCGGGCGGCCCCCGTCCTGTGCCGGCTCGCCGCCGCCGAACTCCGCTACTGCTCGCCGTCCGCCCGCTGCCGGCAGACCGGCGAGGCCCTCGGTCTGCGCCCGCTCGCCCAGCCGGCCCTGCGCGACTGCGACATGGGGCGCTGGCGCGGCCGCACGCTGGGTGAGGTGACCGCCGCCGAACCCCGCGCGGTGGAAGCCTGGCTGGCCGATCCGCGCTCCGCACCGCACGGCGGGGAGTCGCTGCTGGAGTTCATCACCCGGATCGGCGGCTGGCTGGACACCCGGCCGGCCGACGACGCCGCCGGGCTGCTCGCGGTCGCCGAACCCGCCGTCGTCCGCGCCGCCCTGGTCTATGTGTTCCAGGCGCCGCCGCATGCCTACTGGCGCATCGATGTCCAGCCGCTCTCGGTGATCACCCTCACCGGCCGGTCCGGCAAGTGGGACCTCCTGCTGGAGGCGTGA
- a CDS encoding zf-HC2 domain-containing protein, which translates to MSGEHASRQLIDDYARGDATMAADTVWALEAHLETCALCRSHLAACVATEAPGIAALVDTVRAGLEPQLDAAARAPSRRHRPRWVAAWLTPVMAPWLAMTVLVTLMALLLDAVARPMFLGGVSPVLAIAPVLPLCGVAASWSRGLDPAHELTASTARAGLPLLLRRTTAVLVVVLPALVVEGWLTGTMSAAQWLLPSLAFTSTALALGSVVGVTRAATGLVGAWGVVVVLAWATDHGPVNLERVLQPDQLPAWGLFLALGIGAVIARRNAYSTL; encoded by the coding sequence ATGAGCGGGGAACACGCGTCGAGGCAGTTGATCGACGACTACGCACGTGGTGACGCGACGATGGCCGCGGACACGGTATGGGCGTTGGAGGCCCATCTGGAGACCTGCGCGTTGTGCCGGAGCCACCTGGCGGCCTGTGTGGCCACCGAGGCGCCCGGCATCGCCGCGCTCGTCGACACCGTCCGGGCCGGTCTGGAACCGCAGTTGGACGCGGCCGCCAGGGCGCCCTCGCGGCGACACCGCCCGAGGTGGGTCGCTGCCTGGCTGACGCCGGTCATGGCCCCGTGGTTGGCCATGACCGTCCTCGTCACCCTGATGGCGCTGCTGCTGGACGCAGTCGCGCGGCCCATGTTCCTCGGCGGCGTCTCTCCCGTGTTGGCGATCGCACCCGTGCTGCCGCTGTGCGGTGTCGCCGCATCGTGGTCGCGCGGCCTGGACCCGGCGCACGAACTGACGGCCTCGACCGCCCGAGCCGGCCTGCCCCTGCTCCTCCGGCGCACCACGGCGGTTCTCGTGGTGGTCCTGCCCGCGCTCGTGGTGGAGGGATGGCTGACCGGAACGATGTCGGCCGCGCAGTGGCTGCTGCCCTCCCTGGCCTTCACCTCCACCGCCCTGGCGCTGGGCAGCGTGGTCGGCGTGACCCGCGCCGCCACCGGGCTGGTGGGCGCCTGGGGCGTCGTCGTGGTACTCGCCTGGGCCACCGACCACGGCCCCGTGAACCTGGAGCGTGTCCTGCAGCCGGACCAACTGCCCGCGTGGGGGCTGTTCTTGGCGCTGGGCATCGGCGCCGTGATCGCCCGCAGAAACGCGTACTCAACGCTGTGA
- the argC gene encoding N-acetyl-gamma-glutamyl-phosphate reductase produces MTVRAAVAGASGYAGGEVLRLLLGHPEVEIGALTGHSNAGQRLGALQPHLAPLADRELQATSAEVLAGHDVVFLALPHGQSAAVAEELGPDVLVVDCGADFRLSDATDWEAFYGSAHAGTWPYGLPELPGGRTALQGTRRIAVPGCYPTAVSLALFPAYADRLAEPEAVIVAATGTSGAGKALKPHLLGSEVMGSMSPYGVGGGHRHTPEMIQNLSAVAGERISVSFTPTLAPMSRGILATCSARAKPGVDAAAVRAAYEKALADEPFVQLLPEGQWPSTAAVYGSNTAQIQVTLDAAAGRIIAISALDNLTKGTAGGAVQSMNIALGLPEGTGLPKVGVAP; encoded by the coding sequence ATGACAGTACGAGCAGCAGTGGCCGGTGCGAGCGGATACGCCGGGGGTGAGGTGCTGCGCCTGCTTCTGGGGCACCCGGAGGTGGAGATCGGCGCGCTGACCGGCCACTCCAACGCCGGGCAGCGCCTGGGTGCGCTGCAGCCGCATCTGGCGCCGCTGGCCGACCGGGAACTCCAGGCGACCTCCGCCGAGGTCCTGGCCGGGCACGACGTCGTCTTCCTCGCACTGCCGCACGGCCAGTCCGCCGCGGTCGCCGAGGAGCTCGGGCCCGATGTCCTCGTCGTGGACTGCGGCGCCGACTTCCGGCTGAGCGACGCCACCGACTGGGAGGCGTTCTACGGCTCCGCCCACGCGGGCACCTGGCCGTACGGGCTGCCGGAGCTGCCCGGAGGCCGCACCGCACTGCAGGGGACCCGGCGCATCGCGGTCCCGGGCTGCTACCCCACCGCCGTCTCGCTCGCCCTGTTCCCCGCGTACGCGGACCGGCTCGCCGAGCCCGAGGCCGTGATCGTCGCGGCCACCGGCACCTCCGGCGCGGGCAAGGCCCTCAAGCCGCATCTGCTGGGCTCCGAGGTCATGGGCTCGATGAGCCCGTACGGCGTCGGCGGCGGCCACCGGCACACCCCCGAGATGATCCAGAACCTGAGCGCGGTGGCCGGTGAGCGCATCAGCGTCTCCTTCACCCCGACCCTGGCCCCGATGTCGCGTGGCATCCTCGCCACCTGCTCGGCCCGGGCGAAGCCCGGTGTGGACGCCGCAGCCGTACGGGCCGCCTACGAGAAGGCGCTGGCCGACGAGCCGTTCGTCCAGCTGCTGCCCGAGGGCCAGTGGCCGTCGACCGCCGCCGTGTACGGCTCCAACACCGCCCAGATCCAGGTGACCCTCGACGCGGCGGCCGGCCGGATCATCGCGATCAGCGCCCTCGACAACCTCACCAAGGGGACCGCGGGCGGCGCGGTGCAGAGCATGAACATCGCCCTGGGCCTCCCCGAGGGGACGGGGCTCCCGAAGGTCGGGGTCGCGCCGTGA